One stretch of Candidatus Anaeroferrophillus wilburensis DNA includes these proteins:
- a CDS encoding P-II family nitrogen regulator, producing MQMITAIIKPDKLDDVREELVAAGITRITTSRVTGHGQHQEISGERLYRGQKVIPNLLPKVRLDIACNDEYVEVAIEAILRSAKHGEGEIGDGKIFVTELKECIRIRTEERGGQAI from the coding sequence ATGCAGATGATTACGGCAATTATTAAGCCGGATAAGTTGGATGATGTTCGTGAAGAACTGGTGGCTGCCGGGATCACCAGGATAACCACCAGCCGGGTTACCGGTCATGGGCAGCACCAGGAGATTTCCGGCGAACGTCTTTACCGGGGGCAGAAAGTGATTCCCAACCTTTTGCCCAAGGTACGCCTGGATATTGCCTGCAACGATGAGTATGTCGAGGTGGCCATTGAGGCTATTCTGCGGTCAGCAAAACATGGAGAGGGGGAGATCGGCGACGGCAAGATTTTTGTCACCGAGCTGAAAGAGTGCATCAGAATACGGACAGAGGAGCGGGGAGGTCAAGCGATTTAA